From the genome of Denticeps clupeoides chromosome 4, fDenClu1.1, whole genome shotgun sequence, one region includes:
- the pcdh18a gene encoding protocadherin-18a isoform X2, with the protein MESNRRPAAAASRIFQLCMVTMALSGHVTGKTLKYQVLEEQKVGTVIARLKEDVADVLSKLPSSVPLRFRAMQRGTLSLLSVREQDGEISIRAKIDREKLCDKNLNCSVEFDVLTLPTEHLQLFHVEVDILDVNDNAPQFARSVIPIEISESAAVGARIPLDSATDPDVGENSLHTYSLSPATEFFKVEVLARTDGAKYAELVVLKELDRETRSSYELQLIASDKGVPPRSGSTLLRINVADSNDNNPVFEKPSYVINLLENAPVGSLLIDLNATDPDEGSNGKIVYSFSTHVSPKIQEAFKIHPDSGHLTLMKKVDFESTNSYDIDIQAQDLGPNSMPAHCKIIIKVVDVNDNKPEISVNLMSTGNEEVAYLSEGSPVDTFVALVRVEDLDSGLNGEVTCRLHGQGQFRLQKTYEKNYMILTNITLDREKRSEYSLTVIAEDRGTPSQSTIKHFTVQLLDENDNPPYFEKSHYEVFQSENNSPGAYLTSVVAHDPDIGLNGQVSYNILESMVQGSSISRYVTVDPSNGAVYALRTFDHEDVSRIVFSVQAQDAGEQRLSSNVTVVLTVLDENDNPPVILSPQLWNHTADVPVSRNAEPGQVLTAIRAMDRDTGANGELACAIAGGNDAGYFALDAKTCEIIANISLVEVPVEQMELTVLVQDKGVEPLAAKAVLKFTLHENVENRIRSYPGDPGESSLDMSMVIIISLGAICAVLLAIMVAFAARCGREKKDTHSYNCRVAESTYQHHPKKPTRQIHKGDITLVPTVNGTLPIRAHHHSPTASPIAERAQMGSRQSHHSRQSLNSLVTISSNHIPESFALELAHATPPVEGHYQPRPSFRGNKYSRSYRYALQDMDKFSLKDSGRGDSDAGDSDCELGRESPTDRLLGFSDLFHMDAQQRLHPASRLCTDECRILGHSDQCWMPALPSPASTSSDYRTNMYIPGEESSQQPPEEDDQQSVDSSGDRKKSFSTFGKELEDETEVGGSLLSEMNSVFQRLLPPSLDSYGECNEVGERAVSMDTHRGFLPGKCSSSSSSPSAYPQGVAAWAANTHFQNPGSTSTNYMATPTHGSTSHVTATTQTHLKWLPAMEEIPENYEEDELDSMLGHLQAKHSEGCHDVTMDAGELVAEINKLLADVRQS; encoded by the exons ATGGAAAGCAACAGGAGACCCGCGGCTGCCGCCTCCAGAATATTTCAACTTTGTATGGTCACCATGGCTTTGTCGGGACACGTTACGGGCAAGACCCTGAAGTACCAAGTTTTGGAGGAGCAGAAGGTCGGCACGGTGATCGCGAGGCTCAAAGAAGACGTAGCCGACGTCCTGTCCAAACTTCCCAGCTCCGTGCCGCTGCGTTTCAGGGCGATGCAGCGGGGGACCCTGTCCCTGCTGTCCGTGCGCGAACAGGACGGCGAGATCAGCATCAGGGCGAAAATCGACCGCGAGAAACTGTGCGACAAAAACCTCAACTGCTCCGTCGAGTTCGACGTGCTCACCCTGCCCACCGAGCACCTGCAGCTCTTCCACGTGGAGGTGGACATCctggacgtgaacgacaacgcgCCCCAGTTCGCGCGCTCCGTGATCCCCATCGAGATCTCGGAGAGCGCCGCCGTGGGCGCGCGGATCCCCCTGGACAGCGCCACGGACCCCGACGTCGGGGAGAACTCCCTGCACACGTACTCCCTGAGCCCCGCCACCGAGTTCTTCAAGGTCGAGGTCCTCGCCAGGACCGACGGGGCCAAATACGCGGAGCTGGTGGTGCTGAAGGAATTGGATCGGGAGACGCGATCGAGCTACGAACTTCAGCTGATCGCGTCTGATAAGGGCGTTCCCCCCAGATCCGGATCCACTCTGCTCCGAATCAACGTGGCAGACTCCAATGACAACAACCCTGTGTTTGAAAAGCCATCATATGTCATCAACCTTCTGGAAAATGCACCCGTGGGCTCTCTGCTTATCGATCTCAATGCCACAGACCCAGATGAGGGCAGCAACGGGAAAATAGTCTACTCCTTCAGCACTCACGTCTCCCCGAAAATTCAGGAGGCTTTCAAAATCCACCCCGACAGCGGCCACTTGACGCTGATGAAAAAGGTTGACTTTGAGAGCACCAACTCCTACGACATTGACATACAGGCACAAGACCTCGGCCCAAATTCGATGCCAGCGCACTGTAAAATAATCATCAAGGTTGTGGACGTCAATGACAATAAGCCAGAGATTAGCGTTAATTTAATGTCAACTGGGAATGAGGAAGTGGCGTACCTCTCTGAGGGGTCTCCAGTGGACACGTTTGTGGCCCTGGTGAGGGTCGAGGACTTGGATTCTGGGTTGAATGGGGAGGTAACATGCAGGCTTCATGGCCAAGGGCAATTCAGACTGCAAAAGACATATGAGAAGAATTACATGATTCTGACCAATATCACTCTGGACAGGGAGAAGAGGTCAGAGTACAGCCTCACGGTGATTGCTGAAGACAGGGGCACACCAAGCCAGTCCACCATCAAGCACTTCACAGTACAGCTCTTGGACGAGAACGACAACCCGCCCTATTTTGAGAAGAGCCACTATGAGGTTTTTCAGTCAGAGAACAACTCCCCAGGTGCCTATCTCACCTCCGTGGTAGCCCATGACCCAGACATTGGACTCAATGGCCAGGTGAGCTACAATATTCTGGAGAGTATGGTCCAGGGCAGCTCCATCTCGAGGTATGTGACAGTTGATCCATCCAATGGTGCTGTCTACGCTCTTAGGACCTTTGATCATGAGGATGTGAGTCGTATTGTGTTCTCAGTCCAGGCCCAAGATGCTGGCGAGCAACGTCTGAGCAGTAATGTCACTGTGGTGCTAACAGTGTTGGATGAGAATGACAACCCGCCCGTCATTTTGTCACCACAGCTGTGGAATCACACGGCAGATGTTCCTGTCTCCCGCAACGCTGAACCAGGCCAGGTTCTCACAGCCATTCGGGCCATGGATCGTGACACTGGGGCCAATGGAGAGCTCGCGTGTGCCATTGCCGGAGGCAATGATGCTGGCTACTTTGCCTTGGATGCCAAAACATGTGAGATCATTGCAAACATCAGTCTGGTGGAGGTACCTGTGGAGCAAATGGAGCTCACAGTTCTGGTTCAGGACAAGGGTGTTGAGCCGTTGGCTGCTAAAGCTGTGCTGAAGTTCACCCTTcatgaaaatgtggaaaaccGCATCCGCTCTTATCCGGGAGACCCAGGGGAGTCTTCCCTGGACATGTCCATGGTCATCATCATCTCTCTGGGTGCCATCTGCGCTGTGCTGTTGGCCATCATGGTGGCTTTCGCTGCCCGCTGTGGACGCGAGAAGAAAGACACTCATTCCTACAACTGCCGTGTGGCCGAGTCCACCTACCAGCATCACCCCAAGAAGCCCACCAGGCAGATACACAAAGGGGACATCACCCTGGTCCCCACCGTCAATGGCACCTTACCCATCCGAGCACACCACCACTCACCCACTGCCTCACCCATAGCAGAGCGGGCACAGATGGGCAGCCGCCAGAGCCACCACAGCCGGCAATCGCTCAACAGCCTGGTGACCATCTCATCCAATCACATACCAGAGAGCTTTGCCTTGGAGCTGGCCCACGCTACCCCACCTGTGGAG GGCCACTACCAACCAAGACCAAGTTTCCGAGGGAATAAATACTCAAGGAGCTACAG GTATGCCCTCCAAGACATGGATAAATTCAGCCTGAAGGACAGCGGGAGGGGGGACAGTGATGCGGGGGATAGCGACTGCGAACTGGGGAGGGAGTCGCCCACTGACCGGCTGCTGGGCTTCAGTGACCTCTTTCACATGGATGCCCAACAACGCCTCCACCCAG catccaGACTTTGCACAGATGAGTGCCGCATCCTGGGCCACTCTGACCAGTGCTGGATGCCGGCCCTGCCCTCCCCAGCCTCCACCTCCTCTGACTACCGCACCAACATGTACATCCCTGGCGAGGAATCCTCCCAGCAGCCCCCAGAGGAGGACGACCAGCAGTCGGTGGACTCCTCTGGGGACCGGAAGAAGAGCTTCTCCACATTTGGGAAAGAACTGGAGGACGAGACGGAAGTGGGCGGGTCCCTCCTTTCTGAGATGAACAGTGTCTTCCAGCGTCTCCTCCCACCTTCCCTTGACTCTTATGGCGAGTGCAATGAGGTTGGAGAGCGGGCCGTCTCCATGGACACCCACCGGGGCTTCCTCCCTGGAAAGTgctcttcctcatcttcctccccTTCTGCATACCCGCAGGGCGTGGCCGCCTGGGCTGCCAACACACACTTCCAGAACCCAGGAAGCACCTCAACCAATTACATGGCAACTCCAACTCATGGATCAACCAGTCATGTGACTGCCACCACCCAGACCCACCTGAAGTGGCTTCCGGCGATGGAGGAGATCCCAGAGAATTATGAAGAAGATGAGCTGGACAGCATGCTGGGGCACCTGCAGGCCAAACATAGCGAAGGCTGCCATGATGTCACCATGGACGCTGGAGAGCTGGTGGCTGAAATCAACAAGCTGCTGGCTGACGTTCGCCAGAGCTAG
- the pcdh18a gene encoding protocadherin-18a isoform X1 has protein sequence MESNRRPAAAASRIFQLCMVTMALSGHVTGKTLKYQVLEEQKVGTVIARLKEDVADVLSKLPSSVPLRFRAMQRGTLSLLSVREQDGEISIRAKIDREKLCDKNLNCSVEFDVLTLPTEHLQLFHVEVDILDVNDNAPQFARSVIPIEISESAAVGARIPLDSATDPDVGENSLHTYSLSPATEFFKVEVLARTDGAKYAELVVLKELDRETRSSYELQLIASDKGVPPRSGSTLLRINVADSNDNNPVFEKPSYVINLLENAPVGSLLIDLNATDPDEGSNGKIVYSFSTHVSPKIQEAFKIHPDSGHLTLMKKVDFESTNSYDIDIQAQDLGPNSMPAHCKIIIKVVDVNDNKPEISVNLMSTGNEEVAYLSEGSPVDTFVALVRVEDLDSGLNGEVTCRLHGQGQFRLQKTYEKNYMILTNITLDREKRSEYSLTVIAEDRGTPSQSTIKHFTVQLLDENDNPPYFEKSHYEVFQSENNSPGAYLTSVVAHDPDIGLNGQVSYNILESMVQGSSISRYVTVDPSNGAVYALRTFDHEDVSRIVFSVQAQDAGEQRLSSNVTVVLTVLDENDNPPVILSPQLWNHTADVPVSRNAEPGQVLTAIRAMDRDTGANGELACAIAGGNDAGYFALDAKTCEIIANISLVEVPVEQMELTVLVQDKGVEPLAAKAVLKFTLHENVENRIRSYPGDPGESSLDMSMVIIISLGAICAVLLAIMVAFAARCGREKKDTHSYNCRVAESTYQHHPKKPTRQIHKGDITLVPTVNGTLPIRAHHHSPTASPIAERAQMGSRQSHHSRQSLNSLVTISSNHIPESFALELAHATPPVEQVSQLLSMLHQGHYQPRPSFRGNKYSRSYRYALQDMDKFSLKDSGRGDSDAGDSDCELGRESPTDRLLGFSDLFHMDAQQRLHPASRLCTDECRILGHSDQCWMPALPSPASTSSDYRTNMYIPGEESSQQPPEEDDQQSVDSSGDRKKSFSTFGKELEDETEVGGSLLSEMNSVFQRLLPPSLDSYGECNEVGERAVSMDTHRGFLPGKCSSSSSSPSAYPQGVAAWAANTHFQNPGSTSTNYMATPTHGSTSHVTATTQTHLKWLPAMEEIPENYEEDELDSMLGHLQAKHSEGCHDVTMDAGELVAEINKLLADVRQS, from the exons ATGGAAAGCAACAGGAGACCCGCGGCTGCCGCCTCCAGAATATTTCAACTTTGTATGGTCACCATGGCTTTGTCGGGACACGTTACGGGCAAGACCCTGAAGTACCAAGTTTTGGAGGAGCAGAAGGTCGGCACGGTGATCGCGAGGCTCAAAGAAGACGTAGCCGACGTCCTGTCCAAACTTCCCAGCTCCGTGCCGCTGCGTTTCAGGGCGATGCAGCGGGGGACCCTGTCCCTGCTGTCCGTGCGCGAACAGGACGGCGAGATCAGCATCAGGGCGAAAATCGACCGCGAGAAACTGTGCGACAAAAACCTCAACTGCTCCGTCGAGTTCGACGTGCTCACCCTGCCCACCGAGCACCTGCAGCTCTTCCACGTGGAGGTGGACATCctggacgtgaacgacaacgcgCCCCAGTTCGCGCGCTCCGTGATCCCCATCGAGATCTCGGAGAGCGCCGCCGTGGGCGCGCGGATCCCCCTGGACAGCGCCACGGACCCCGACGTCGGGGAGAACTCCCTGCACACGTACTCCCTGAGCCCCGCCACCGAGTTCTTCAAGGTCGAGGTCCTCGCCAGGACCGACGGGGCCAAATACGCGGAGCTGGTGGTGCTGAAGGAATTGGATCGGGAGACGCGATCGAGCTACGAACTTCAGCTGATCGCGTCTGATAAGGGCGTTCCCCCCAGATCCGGATCCACTCTGCTCCGAATCAACGTGGCAGACTCCAATGACAACAACCCTGTGTTTGAAAAGCCATCATATGTCATCAACCTTCTGGAAAATGCACCCGTGGGCTCTCTGCTTATCGATCTCAATGCCACAGACCCAGATGAGGGCAGCAACGGGAAAATAGTCTACTCCTTCAGCACTCACGTCTCCCCGAAAATTCAGGAGGCTTTCAAAATCCACCCCGACAGCGGCCACTTGACGCTGATGAAAAAGGTTGACTTTGAGAGCACCAACTCCTACGACATTGACATACAGGCACAAGACCTCGGCCCAAATTCGATGCCAGCGCACTGTAAAATAATCATCAAGGTTGTGGACGTCAATGACAATAAGCCAGAGATTAGCGTTAATTTAATGTCAACTGGGAATGAGGAAGTGGCGTACCTCTCTGAGGGGTCTCCAGTGGACACGTTTGTGGCCCTGGTGAGGGTCGAGGACTTGGATTCTGGGTTGAATGGGGAGGTAACATGCAGGCTTCATGGCCAAGGGCAATTCAGACTGCAAAAGACATATGAGAAGAATTACATGATTCTGACCAATATCACTCTGGACAGGGAGAAGAGGTCAGAGTACAGCCTCACGGTGATTGCTGAAGACAGGGGCACACCAAGCCAGTCCACCATCAAGCACTTCACAGTACAGCTCTTGGACGAGAACGACAACCCGCCCTATTTTGAGAAGAGCCACTATGAGGTTTTTCAGTCAGAGAACAACTCCCCAGGTGCCTATCTCACCTCCGTGGTAGCCCATGACCCAGACATTGGACTCAATGGCCAGGTGAGCTACAATATTCTGGAGAGTATGGTCCAGGGCAGCTCCATCTCGAGGTATGTGACAGTTGATCCATCCAATGGTGCTGTCTACGCTCTTAGGACCTTTGATCATGAGGATGTGAGTCGTATTGTGTTCTCAGTCCAGGCCCAAGATGCTGGCGAGCAACGTCTGAGCAGTAATGTCACTGTGGTGCTAACAGTGTTGGATGAGAATGACAACCCGCCCGTCATTTTGTCACCACAGCTGTGGAATCACACGGCAGATGTTCCTGTCTCCCGCAACGCTGAACCAGGCCAGGTTCTCACAGCCATTCGGGCCATGGATCGTGACACTGGGGCCAATGGAGAGCTCGCGTGTGCCATTGCCGGAGGCAATGATGCTGGCTACTTTGCCTTGGATGCCAAAACATGTGAGATCATTGCAAACATCAGTCTGGTGGAGGTACCTGTGGAGCAAATGGAGCTCACAGTTCTGGTTCAGGACAAGGGTGTTGAGCCGTTGGCTGCTAAAGCTGTGCTGAAGTTCACCCTTcatgaaaatgtggaaaaccGCATCCGCTCTTATCCGGGAGACCCAGGGGAGTCTTCCCTGGACATGTCCATGGTCATCATCATCTCTCTGGGTGCCATCTGCGCTGTGCTGTTGGCCATCATGGTGGCTTTCGCTGCCCGCTGTGGACGCGAGAAGAAAGACACTCATTCCTACAACTGCCGTGTGGCCGAGTCCACCTACCAGCATCACCCCAAGAAGCCCACCAGGCAGATACACAAAGGGGACATCACCCTGGTCCCCACCGTCAATGGCACCTTACCCATCCGAGCACACCACCACTCACCCACTGCCTCACCCATAGCAGAGCGGGCACAGATGGGCAGCCGCCAGAGCCACCACAGCCGGCAATCGCTCAACAGCCTGGTGACCATCTCATCCAATCACATACCAGAGAGCTTTGCCTTGGAGCTGGCCCACGCTACCCCACCTGTGGAG CAAGTCTCACAGCTTCTGTCAATGCTTCATCAGGGCCACTACCAACCAAGACCAAGTTTCCGAGGGAATAAATACTCAAGGAGCTACAG GTATGCCCTCCAAGACATGGATAAATTCAGCCTGAAGGACAGCGGGAGGGGGGACAGTGATGCGGGGGATAGCGACTGCGAACTGGGGAGGGAGTCGCCCACTGACCGGCTGCTGGGCTTCAGTGACCTCTTTCACATGGATGCCCAACAACGCCTCCACCCAG catccaGACTTTGCACAGATGAGTGCCGCATCCTGGGCCACTCTGACCAGTGCTGGATGCCGGCCCTGCCCTCCCCAGCCTCCACCTCCTCTGACTACCGCACCAACATGTACATCCCTGGCGAGGAATCCTCCCAGCAGCCCCCAGAGGAGGACGACCAGCAGTCGGTGGACTCCTCTGGGGACCGGAAGAAGAGCTTCTCCACATTTGGGAAAGAACTGGAGGACGAGACGGAAGTGGGCGGGTCCCTCCTTTCTGAGATGAACAGTGTCTTCCAGCGTCTCCTCCCACCTTCCCTTGACTCTTATGGCGAGTGCAATGAGGTTGGAGAGCGGGCCGTCTCCATGGACACCCACCGGGGCTTCCTCCCTGGAAAGTgctcttcctcatcttcctccccTTCTGCATACCCGCAGGGCGTGGCCGCCTGGGCTGCCAACACACACTTCCAGAACCCAGGAAGCACCTCAACCAATTACATGGCAACTCCAACTCATGGATCAACCAGTCATGTGACTGCCACCACCCAGACCCACCTGAAGTGGCTTCCGGCGATGGAGGAGATCCCAGAGAATTATGAAGAAGATGAGCTGGACAGCATGCTGGGGCACCTGCAGGCCAAACATAGCGAAGGCTGCCATGATGTCACCATGGACGCTGGAGAGCTGGTGGCTGAAATCAACAAGCTGCTGGCTGACGTTCGCCAGAGCTAG